In Pleurocapsa sp. PCC 7319, the following are encoded in one genomic region:
- a CDS encoding MBL fold metallo-hydrolase — protein MKWSVHSRIQHVSLRRLQNLVGFGSVGLSFSTKIIKFQLWAIAVGVLFVVIVSFNRVEATEMNNNTNSEVYHFKIGSFQVAVISDGLLKLPPLPTYAPTANPQEVERAMLERFWSPNELNLYFNTVYVDTGKHKILIDTGAGSELGTGLARLIPNLHSIGIEPQDIDAVIITHAHPDHIGGIVKNNGQLTFPNARYHISKAEWQFWTAKNIDLSSLKIPVQFKESIKAAAHKHLEAITDRVNLFQPKQEIVPGIYTIDAAGHTPGQSVLRIVSDNEQLIVAADVFFNPAFDLEHPDWQTGFDFDPLQAQITRRKLLDEIVRERTMVVAYHMPFPALGYVRSRKDRYEWQPVLWQFGDRPI, from the coding sequence ATGAAATGGTCTGTACATTCTAGGATTCAACACGTTAGTTTACGGCGACTCCAAAATTTGGTTGGATTTGGTAGCGTCGGTTTGTCGTTCTCTACTAAAATTATCAAATTTCAGCTTTGGGCGATCGCTGTAGGTGTGTTGTTCGTTGTAATTGTTAGTTTCAATCGGGTCGAAGCAACAGAGATGAACAACAATACAAATTCAGAGGTCTATCATTTCAAGATAGGAAGTTTTCAAGTTGCGGTAATTTCTGACGGTTTGTTAAAGTTACCACCCTTACCAACCTATGCACCTACCGCAAATCCGCAAGAGGTCGAACGTGCCATGCTGGAGCGATTCTGGTCGCCTAATGAATTGAACCTTTACTTTAACACTGTTTATGTCGATACTGGAAAACACAAGATTTTAATAGATACAGGTGCGGGAAGTGAGCTAGGAACTGGACTTGCGCGACTTATTCCCAATTTGCATAGTATTGGCATTGAGCCACAAGACATTGACGCCGTTATTATCACTCATGCTCATCCCGACCATATTGGAGGTATTGTAAAAAACAACGGTCAACTAACGTTTCCCAATGCTAGATACCATATTTCAAAAGCGGAGTGGCAATTCTGGACGGCTAAAAATATTGACCTGTCATCCCTTAAAATTCCCGTTCAATTCAAGGAAAGTATTAAAGCTGCTGCACACAAACACTTAGAAGCGATCACCGATCGCGTTAATCTTTTTCAGCCAAAGCAAGAAATAGTTCCTGGTATTTATACTATTGATGCAGCAGGACACACACCAGGACAATCGGTACTCAGAATTGTTTCTGATAACGAGCAACTGATTGTAGCTGCTGATGTTTTTTTCAATCCAGCATTTGACCTGGAACATCCTGATTGGCAGACTGGATTTGATTTTGATCCCCTACAAGCGCAAATAACACGGCGTAAACTTCTAGACGAAATTGTCAGAGAAAGAACTATGGTTGTTGCATATCATATGCCTTTCCCCGCATTAGGTTACGTACGCTCGCGGAAAGATCGATATGAATGGCAGCCAGTTCTTTGGCAATTTGGCGATCGCCCAATATAG
- a CDS encoding IS4 family transposase yields the protein MNQTKNLITEKCDFGDQRLTKRAMFIESRLSLKYGKPLSAIFERASDLKRAYEFFANPKTSLNSVCQPYHLQTAEQIKELSIVLAVGDTTYLDYKKIREKRAEYGPIGNGGNGLILHSTLAVNGENGQPIGLLTEKLWHRNHEESKSLTQKQKQKKQAEARRRPIEQKESYKWIEALQSVQKLLEKSEPESISTKVIHVFDREGDIAEVFEQVSQTANTGLVVRAAHNRALSESNSYLWSWLPSQSIKMEVAVELAKTPNRKERTATLAIRYAPIKLRSPARMKEPEYFEVYGVYAVEIDPPEGCEPVEWMILTSEPVTNGEQAQTILRWYTYRWRIEEYHKILKSGCKAESYRLSGDSMQVLLGFLTNIAAQLLKMTYVHRTKPDAPASSILNQVQIEVLAAKFGKSVTAVDLTVAWAIQAVARLGGYLSHRRKSNIGITVLWRGFLELQSLCEGWQLRSPG from the coding sequence ATGAATCAGACCAAAAATTTAATAACCGAAAAATGTGACTTTGGAGATCAGCGTTTAACCAAAAGGGCTATGTTCATCGAATCGAGATTATCGTTAAAATATGGCAAACCACTCTCCGCGATTTTTGAGAGAGCAAGTGACCTGAAAAGAGCTTATGAATTCTTTGCCAATCCGAAAACTAGCCTAAACAGTGTGTGCCAACCCTATCATCTTCAAACAGCAGAGCAGATTAAAGAACTCTCAATCGTATTAGCAGTAGGAGATACAACCTATCTCGATTACAAGAAAATCCGCGAAAAAAGAGCCGAATATGGACCCATTGGCAATGGTGGGAATGGACTAATTTTACATAGCACCTTAGCTGTAAATGGGGAGAATGGACAACCCATAGGATTATTAACAGAAAAACTGTGGCATCGAAATCATGAAGAAAGTAAGAGTTTAACTCAGAAACAGAAGCAGAAAAAGCAAGCGGAAGCAAGAAGACGTCCGATTGAACAAAAAGAATCTTATAAATGGATAGAAGCTCTCCAATCCGTCCAGAAACTCTTAGAAAAATCCGAACCAGAGAGTATTAGCACCAAAGTAATTCATGTATTTGACCGAGAAGGAGATATCGCGGAAGTCTTTGAACAAGTCAGTCAAACCGCAAATACAGGGTTAGTGGTAAGAGCAGCACATAATAGGGCATTATCAGAGTCAAACAGTTATTTATGGTCATGGCTCCCATCTCAATCTATCAAGATGGAAGTAGCAGTAGAATTAGCCAAAACCCCAAATCGAAAAGAGCGAACCGCTACTCTGGCAATTAGATATGCACCCATCAAACTTCGCAGTCCTGCCAGAATGAAAGAACCAGAATATTTTGAAGTTTATGGGGTTTATGCCGTAGAAATTGACCCCCCAGAAGGCTGTGAACCCGTAGAATGGATGATCTTGACCTCCGAACCCGTTACCAATGGGGAACAAGCACAAACCATTTTACGATGGTATACTTACCGTTGGCGAATTGAAGAATATCATAAAATTCTCAAGTCAGGGTGTAAAGCGGAAAGCTATCGTCTATCTGGAGATAGTATGCAAGTTTTACTGGGATTTTTAACGAATATCGCTGCACAATTGTTAAAAATGACCTATGTTCATCGAACCAAACCAGATGCACCTGCATCTTCAATTTTAAATCAGGTACAAATTGAGGTTTTAGCTGCCAAATTTGGAAAATCAGTCACCGCAGTAGATTTAACGGTAGCTTGGGCGATACAAGCTGTAGCTCGTTTGGGCGGTTACTTGAGTCATCGCCGAAAGAGTAATATTGGCATCACGGTGTTATGGCGTGGCTTTTTAGAGCTGCAATCTTTATGTGAAGGATGGCAATTACGCTCCCCTGGTTGA
- the thrS gene encoding threonine--tRNA ligase: MVSQLTQSPLQIANPEQLERIRHTCAHVMAMAVQILFPETKVTIGPTTDAGFYYDFVRVASRNENRPQPFTPEDLKKITKQMRFIIKANLPIIREEVTREEIKAEIEQLEESYKLEILDSISEGETITRYYIGSPDGGRLPNVGEKLKSALPEPSLIKPVKIPATVSWWDLCAGPHLNYTGEINPKAFVLESVAGAYWRGDETKAQLQRIYGTVWETPEQLSAYLQQQEEAKRRDHRKLGKDLKLFSIQEGAGGGLVFWHPRGATMRYIIEDYWRKAHLDAGYELLYTPHVANLELWKTSGHFDFYRENMFDSMDIEEQAYQIKPMNCPFHVLTYKNDLHSYRELPLRWAELGTVYRYERSGVLHGLMRVRGFTQDDAHIFCLPTQIAGEILGVLNLTEKILSDFGFKDYEVNLSTRPDKSVGTDEGWELATQALVEALNNKGWDYLEDKGGGAFYGPKIDIKIKDAIGRTWQCSTIQVDFNLPERFGMEYVAADGSRQRPIMIHRAIFGSLERFYGILIENYAGDFPLWLAPIQVRLLPVSEAQREYAEAVAANLKQAGYRVEIDCSGERLGKQIRNAELEKIPVVAVVGKREVETQTLSIRTRQQGDIGTMTLAELRANLAQVLVNKNKI, from the coding sequence ATGGTCAGTCAGTTAACTCAGTCTCCCTTACAAATTGCCAATCCAGAACAACTAGAGCGCATTCGTCACACTTGCGCTCACGTTATGGCAATGGCAGTACAAATCCTATTCCCAGAGACAAAAGTTACGATTGGACCAACTACAGATGCGGGTTTTTATTACGACTTCGTTCGCGTAGCGTCTCGGAACGAGAATCGCCCGCAACCTTTTACTCCTGAAGATTTGAAAAAAATTACCAAGCAAATGCGCTTCATTATTAAAGCTAATTTGCCCATTATTCGGGAAGAGGTAACTAGAGAAGAAATTAAAGCAGAAATTGAACAACTAGAAGAGTCCTACAAACTAGAAATTTTAGATAGCATTTCTGAAGGAGAAACCATCACTCGTTACTATATCGGCAGTCCTGACGGCGGTAGATTGCCCAATGTAGGAGAAAAGCTAAAGAGTGCTTTACCAGAACCTTCTTTGATTAAACCCGTCAAAATTCCCGCTACTGTATCTTGGTGGGATTTGTGCGCGGGACCTCATCTCAACTATACAGGAGAGATTAACCCCAAGGCTTTTGTCTTAGAAAGCGTAGCTGGGGCATACTGGCGGGGAGATGAAACCAAAGCTCAATTACAACGCATCTATGGTACTGTTTGGGAAACTCCCGAACAGTTATCAGCTTATTTACAACAACAAGAAGAAGCCAAGCGTAGAGATCATCGCAAACTAGGCAAAGATTTAAAACTGTTTAGCATTCAAGAAGGTGCAGGTGGTGGTTTGGTATTTTGGCATCCTCGCGGTGCAACTATGCGCTACATCATTGAAGATTATTGGCGTAAAGCTCATTTAGATGCAGGTTACGAACTCCTCTATACTCCCCACGTCGCTAACTTAGAATTATGGAAAACATCGGGACATTTTGACTTTTATCGCGAAAATATGTTCGATTCGATGGATATCGAGGAACAGGCTTACCAAATCAAGCCCATGAACTGCCCTTTTCACGTTTTAACCTATAAAAATGACCTCCATTCCTATCGAGAATTGCCTTTGCGCTGGGCAGAATTAGGTACGGTGTATCGTTACGAGCGTTCTGGTGTCCTACATGGTTTGATGCGGGTGCGGGGTTTTACTCAAGATGATGCCCATATTTTTTGTTTGCCTACCCAAATTGCAGGGGAAATTCTGGGCGTGCTGAATTTAACGGAAAAAATTCTTTCAGATTTTGGTTTTAAAGACTATGAAGTCAATCTTTCCACTCGCCCAGATAAGTCTGTCGGTACAGATGAAGGTTGGGAATTGGCGACTCAGGCTTTAGTAGAAGCTTTGAATAATAAAGGTTGGGACTACCTGGAAGATAAAGGTGGTGGTGCTTTCTATGGTCCTAAGATCGATATCAAAATCAAAGATGCCATTGGACGTACTTGGCAATGTTCCACTATCCAGGTAGATTTTAATTTACCAGAACGCTTTGGCATGGAATATGTAGCAGCCGATGGTTCTCGTCAACGTCCGATTATGATTCATCGGGCAATTTTTGGGTCTTTAGAGCGTTTTTACGGGATTTTAATTGAAAACTACGCAGGAGATTTTCCTTTATGGCTAGCACCGATACAGGTACGCTTGCTACCAGTGAGTGAAGCACAAAGAGAATATGCTGAAGCTGTCGCTGCTAATCTCAAACAGGCTGGTTATCGAGTAGAAATAGACTGTTCAGGGGAACGTTTGGGCAAACAAATACGTAATGCCGAACTAGAAAAAATCCCTGTAGTGGCAGTAGTTGGCAAGCGGGAAGTCGAAACCCAAACTTTAAGCATTCGCACTCGCCAGCAAGGAGATATTGGAACGATGACTTTGGCTGAGTTAAGGGCAAATTTGGCGCAAGTTTTAGTTAATAAAAATAAGATTTAG
- a CDS encoding DUF4440 domain-containing protein, giving the protein MSLLKDSVILGSLNFFNSIWNKKKLISFVSVTALLVAITPLSGFAQTMIQIMKKAEKEVAQSTDIWLDTVTSGSEEVVDEVVALYAEDGVLWGTVSEQVRSTPVEISDYFEYFAKLPELSVSSYKGCVRVYDENVAINTGYYTFTYSKDGQTKVVPARYSFVYHKGSNNQWEIIEHHSSALPEAPETLETVSTEQDTCENGLLVER; this is encoded by the coding sequence ATGTCCTTATTAAAAGATTCAGTTATTTTAGGCAGCTTGAATTTTTTTAATTCAATTTGGAACAAAAAGAAATTAATCTCTTTTGTTTCTGTGACAGCCTTGTTAGTTGCTATTACTCCTCTATCTGGTTTTGCTCAAACAATGATTCAGATAATGAAAAAAGCCGAAAAAGAGGTAGCACAAAGTACTGATATCTGGCTAGATACAGTCACTTCTGGTTCTGAAGAAGTAGTAGATGAAGTGGTAGCACTATATGCCGAAGATGGAGTTTTGTGGGGTACTGTCTCCGAGCAAGTAAGGTCTACCCCCGTAGAAATCAGCGATTACTTTGAGTATTTTGCTAAGCTTCCCGAATTGAGCGTTAGTTCATATAAAGGTTGCGTAAGAGTGTACGATGAAAATGTTGCTATTAACACTGGCTACTATACTTTCACCTATAGTAAAGACGGTCAAACCAAAGTAGTACCTGCACGCTATAGTTTTGTCTATCATAAAGGCAGCAACAATCAATGGGAGATTATAGAACATCACTCCTCTGCTTTGCCTGAAGCCCCTGAAACACTGGAGACAGTTAGTACAGAGCAAGACACTTGTGAAAACGGGTTACTGGTAGAAAGATAA
- a CDS encoding bifunctional nuclease domain-containing protein yields MSQKTDPELVALARCGDKVAFSHLIKRHRSLAFGIARKMVGRVDIAQDLVQEALLQAYLSIDRLRDDDRFQSWFCGIVLNVCRSHIRHQKINFLSFEEIMGGMKVDADIFGATSPSPMKVAQEQELYNLVLEAVNSLSPKNRTTVLLFYFEQLTIYEISALLNSSVTAVKGRLHKSRKQLKERFIPLYLEDKRIEPMIQVTVADLIYLPIVELPNSVLNSNSCVAILWDEVNRRFLPIFVGIPSGEAIAQILTETSLTRPMTFQFMSNILQAANVNLKSVRVESLHEDIYYAIVSLDCEGQIKEVDARPSDAIALALLMNSPIYVNEAVMQEAAIQVPSDIENAPTGRGLSELMSYRQQKQQELKKKRQEEQSQLKSREENWETINNLTMKFLFHRDRL; encoded by the coding sequence GTGAGTCAAAAAACAGATCCCGAACTCGTAGCTTTAGCCCGCTGCGGTGACAAAGTTGCATTCAGCCATTTAATCAAACGCCATCGCTCGCTCGCATTCGGCATTGCTCGAAAAATGGTTGGCAGAGTAGATATTGCTCAGGATCTGGTTCAAGAAGCTCTTTTGCAAGCTTATCTTTCGATAGATCGACTGCGAGATGACGACCGCTTTCAATCTTGGTTTTGTGGAATTGTTTTAAATGTTTGCCGTAGTCATATTCGCCATCAAAAAATTAATTTCCTCTCCTTTGAAGAGATTATGGGCGGAATGAAAGTAGACGCAGACATTTTTGGCGCAACTTCTCCCAGCCCGATGAAAGTTGCTCAGGAACAAGAACTATACAATCTAGTGCTAGAAGCAGTTAATTCTTTATCTCCCAAAAATAGAACTACAGTATTACTGTTTTATTTTGAGCAATTAACCATATACGAAATTTCTGCACTTTTAAATAGTTCTGTGACAGCAGTCAAAGGTCGTCTGCATAAATCCAGAAAACAGCTAAAAGAAAGATTTATACCACTTTACCTAGAAGATAAAAGAATCGAACCTATGATACAAGTTACCGTTGCAGATTTGATTTATTTACCAATTGTCGAGCTTCCAAACAGTGTTCTCAATTCAAACAGTTGTGTAGCAATTTTGTGGGATGAAGTGAATCGTCGATTTTTACCTATTTTTGTGGGAATTCCTTCAGGAGAAGCGATCGCTCAAATTCTTACAGAAACTTCCCTAACCAGACCGATGACTTTCCAGTTTATGTCCAATATATTACAGGCTGCCAATGTGAACTTAAAGTCGGTTAGAGTGGAATCTCTGCATGAAGATATTTATTACGCCATAGTTTCTCTAGATTGTGAAGGTCAAATTAAAGAAGTAGATGCGCGACCGAGTGATGCGATCGCCTTAGCATTACTCATGAACAGTCCGATCTATGTTAACGAAGCAGTTATGCAAGAGGCTGCAATCCAAGTTCCATCAGATATCGAGAATGCACCGACTGGTCGAGGATTATCCGAACTTATGAGTTACCGCCAGCAGAAACAGCAGGAACTTAAGAAAAAACGACAAGAGGAGCAATCGCAGCTAAAAAGCAGAGAGGAAAACTGGGAAACAATAAACAATCTAACGATGAAGTTCTTATTTCATCGAGATCGATTGTAA
- a CDS encoding macro domain-containing protein — protein sequence MIEYKQGNLLEEHTEALVNTVNCVGVMGKGIALQFKQAFPENFKQYKKACDAKQVQPGQMFITSTGKLFPKYIINFPTKRHWRGKSKIEDIESGLKALVEEVQRLDIKSLAIPPLGCGNGGLNWKQVKPMISNAFAELPDIKVVIFEPGGAPVADKIKVATKKPNMTLARALFIRLLEIYEIPGYRLTKIEIQKLAYFLQEAGESLKLNYVKHQFGPYADNLNHVLQRLDGHFIRGYGDRSQQSQMYVLPEGKKAAYNYLEQHPEANERLEKVSNLINGFETPYGMEMLATIHWVVTKEDLQAAEDCEKAIALVQQWNDRKRKLFKPSHLQKAWERLKQQNWLSNSSAING from the coding sequence ATGATTGAATACAAGCAAGGCAACCTCTTAGAAGAACATACTGAAGCCCTCGTCAATACAGTCAACTGTGTTGGTGTGATGGGGAAAGGTATTGCTTTGCAATTCAAACAAGCATTTCCCGAAAACTTCAAGCAATACAAAAAAGCTTGTGATGCTAAACAAGTCCAACCAGGACAAATGTTTATCACCTCTACAGGTAAACTATTTCCTAAATACATTATTAACTTTCCTACCAAACGTCACTGGAGAGGAAAATCAAAAATAGAAGATATTGAATCTGGATTAAAAGCTTTAGTTGAAGAAGTACAAAGACTTGACATTAAATCCCTAGCTATTCCTCCTCTGGGATGCGGTAACGGTGGATTAAACTGGAAGCAAGTCAAGCCGATGATTAGCAATGCTTTTGCAGAATTACCAGATATTAAAGTAGTAATTTTTGAACCTGGGGGCGCACCAGTAGCCGATAAAATCAAAGTCGCCACCAAAAAGCCAAATATGACTCTTGCTCGTGCTTTATTTATTCGGTTGTTAGAAATATATGAAATTCCAGGTTATCGCTTAACTAAAATAGAAATTCAAAAACTGGCATATTTTCTTCAAGAAGCAGGGGAATCCTTAAAACTTAACTACGTAAAACATCAATTTGGACCTTATGCAGATAATTTGAATCATGTATTGCAAAGATTAGACGGTCATTTTATTCGGGGTTATGGAGATCGCTCTCAACAATCTCAAATGTATGTCTTACCAGAAGGAAAAAAAGCAGCATATAATTATCTAGAACAGCATCCTGAAGCTAATGAACGTTTAGAAAAAGTTAGTAATTTAATTAATGGTTTTGAAACTCCTTATGGAATGGAAATGCTAGCAACCATTCACTGGGTAGTTACGAAAGAAGATCTTCAAGCAGCAGAAGATTGTGAAAAAGCGATCGCGCTAGTGCAACAATGGAATGACAGAAAACGCAAACTATTCAAACCCAGTCATCTACAAAAAGCCTGGGAACGTCTTAAGCAGCAAAATTGGTTGAGTAATTCATCTGCAATTAATGGGTAG
- the moaB gene encoding molybdenum cofactor biosynthesis protein B yields MNQNESLIPLKIAVLTVSDTRTEVDDKSGKILVDNLTTAGHSLAEKTIVTDNIYQIRAVISRWVADEFVQVILTTGGTGVTGRDGTPEAVKPLLDKEIEGFGEIFRMISYQEIKTSTIQSRTLAGVANGTYIFCLPGSSGACQTGWSIIKDQLDSRNRPCNLAQLIPRLTEI; encoded by the coding sequence ATGAATCAAAATGAATCTTTAATACCTTTAAAAATTGCCGTGCTAACAGTTTCCGATACGCGAACCGAAGTAGATGATAAATCGGGCAAAATATTAGTGGATAACTTAACCACAGCAGGGCATTCTTTAGCAGAAAAAACCATTGTGACCGATAACATTTACCAAATTCGTGCCGTAATATCCAGATGGGTGGCAGATGAATTTGTCCAAGTAATCTTAACTACTGGTGGTACGGGAGTTACAGGACGAGATGGGACTCCAGAAGCCGTTAAACCATTACTAGATAAGGAAATCGAAGGTTTTGGCGAAATATTTCGGATGATTTCCTATCAAGAAATTAAAACCTCTACCATTCAGTCTCGGACTTTGGCTGGCGTGGCTAACGGTACTTATATCTTTTGTCTACCTGGTTCTAGCGGTGCTTGTCAAACAGGATGGAGTATTATCAAAGACCAACTCGATTCTCGCAATCGTCCTTGTAATTTGGCGCAATTGATTCCCAGATTGACAGAGATTTAA
- a CDS encoding helix-turn-helix domain-containing protein gives MSDRTINLNQTEAFAQILPTAPNLSSYQTGWDDFFLAYYQKYPGCESPKSTFRQHALEIIDPGFASSHERYLEEQHLSYNLQGGEACFCPANTIHWTKWDEPLSFTVITFELNLFARISRQMYNCDRIELRPQWQVFDPTIQGIVRALKADLAANCPAGRLYGESFGASLAVHLVKHFSVVSLTSNYCSEAFSTKKQKEVLDFIEAYLDTDICLEDLAKIVGISKYYFCRLFKQAMGVPPHQYLVRRRIERAKELLKYSDLTTVEIALECGFAHQSHLSRHFKRIVGVSPYQFRHS, from the coding sequence ATGAGCGATCGCACTATTAACCTCAATCAAACAGAAGCTTTTGCTCAGATTTTGCCGACTGCGCCTAACCTATCTAGTTATCAAACTGGCTGGGACGATTTTTTCTTGGCATATTATCAAAAGTATCCTGGTTGTGAATCTCCAAAATCTACTTTTCGGCAGCACGCATTAGAAATTATCGATCCTGGTTTTGCATCTTCACACGAACGTTATTTAGAAGAACAACATCTTTCCTATAATCTCCAGGGAGGGGAAGCCTGCTTCTGTCCAGCTAATACAATTCATTGGACAAAGTGGGATGAACCATTAAGCTTTACAGTGATAACTTTCGAGTTAAATTTATTCGCTCGTATATCGCGACAGATGTATAATTGCGATCGCATCGAATTAAGACCTCAATGGCAAGTATTCGATCCGACCATACAGGGAATTGTCCGAGCCTTAAAAGCAGATTTGGCAGCTAATTGTCCAGCAGGTAGGCTTTATGGAGAATCATTCGGTGCATCTCTTGCGGTTCACCTAGTCAAACATTTTTCTGTTGTTTCTTTAACAAGTAATTATTGTTCAGAAGCTTTCTCTACTAAGAAACAGAAAGAAGTTTTAGATTTTATTGAGGCTTATCTAGACACGGATATTTGCTTGGAAGATTTAGCCAAAATTGTAGGAATCAGTAAATATTATTTCTGTCGTTTATTCAAGCAAGCGATGGGAGTTCCACCCCATCAATATCTTGTCAGACGGAGAATTGAACGAGCTAAGGAATTACTCAAATATTCCGATCTAACAACCGTTGAGATTGCTTTGGAATGTGGATTTGCCCATCAAAGTCATCTTAGTCGTCATTTCAAGCGTATTGTCGGTGTTTCTCCTTACCAGTTTCGCCATAGTTAA
- a CDS encoding GNAT family N-acetyltransferase — protein MLDKNIVIKKLDDKNIPQFLSWRGTDRYIWQILEQEIVYHNKGTNVIFIAKLNETIIGTAQFVSSHCDRELADGKVTAYLQALDVKLQYRRQGIGSRLVTSVKREALFRGFERLSVIVEPNNNPALNLYQKLDFREFKRSTDCWQGKEYPVICLIKNIVC, from the coding sequence ATGCTGGATAAAAACATTGTTATTAAAAAACTCGATGATAAAAATATCCCGCAGTTTCTTTCTTGGCGAGGTACAGATCGCTATATTTGGCAAATTTTAGAACAAGAGATTGTTTACCACAATAAAGGAACGAATGTTATTTTTATAGCTAAACTAAACGAAACTATAATTGGCACTGCACAGTTTGTTTCCTCTCACTGCGATCGTGAGTTAGCTGATGGCAAAGTAACTGCTTATTTGCAAGCATTGGATGTCAAGCTACAATATCGGCGACAGGGAATTGGGAGTCGTCTTGTTACGTCAGTAAAACGAGAAGCATTGTTTAGAGGTTTTGAACGTCTCAGTGTCATAGTTGAACCTAATAATAATCCAGCACTTAATCTTTATCAAAAGCTTGATTTTAGAGAATTCAAGCGATCTACGGACTGTTGGCAAGGAAAAGAATATCCTGTTATCTGCCTAATAAAAAACATAGTCTGCTAG
- a CDS encoding alpha/beta fold hydrolase has product MFIHCKHRQELAFAHQLISLTDNRLNEKKAMLDNLNSSKIELNGIQYHVRDSQQGQETILLLHGWPDDGTVWREQIPALMEAGYRVVCPDLPGYGLSEVPLEIQRCQIINLVEDLVTLLKQLNLNKVHCIAHDYGAVLGWELASQTNLLKTYTAMSVGHLAEFLTISFETLQVQWLYFLNIQDIAPQLYRANNGYLFREVLRSHPDRDRLVENALKPGILENMEKLERANPVPEYLLAALNKQLPEPSPINVPTLGIWSEKDDFLWESQMSNSGKYILSDWEYIRIEQAGHWFMLEQPDKTNQLLLSWLQKYS; this is encoded by the coding sequence GTGTTCATCCATTGCAAGCATAGGCAAGAATTGGCTTTTGCTCATCAGTTAATTTCTTTAACAGACAATCGACTCAATGAGAAAAAAGCAATGTTAGATAACCTAAATAGCAGCAAGATTGAATTAAACGGAATTCAATATCATGTTCGAGATTCCCAGCAAGGTCAAGAAACTATACTGTTACTTCACGGTTGGCCAGATGATGGTACAGTTTGGCGCGAGCAAATACCTGCCTTAATGGAAGCTGGATACAGAGTTGTTTGTCCCGATTTACCTGGTTATGGTTTGAGCGAAGTACCTTTAGAAATACAAAGGTGTCAAATAATTAATTTAGTTGAGGATTTAGTAACCTTACTAAAGCAACTTAATCTTAATAAAGTTCATTGCATAGCCCATGATTATGGTGCTGTTTTAGGTTGGGAATTAGCTTCACAAACAAACTTATTAAAAACCTATACTGCGATGTCCGTAGGACATTTAGCGGAATTTTTGACCATATCTTTTGAAACTTTACAAGTTCAATGGCTTTACTTTCTCAATATTCAAGACATTGCACCCCAACTGTATCGTGCTAATAATGGTTACTTATTCCGTGAAGTTTTACGCTCTCACCCTGATCGCGATCGCCTGGTCGAAAATGCTTTAAAACCAGGTATCTTGGAGAATATGGAAAAATTAGAAAGAGCGAATCCCGTTCCCGAATATCTCTTAGCTGCTTTAAATAAACAATTACCCGAACCAAGTCCTATTAATGTTCCAACTTTGGGTATTTGGAGTGAAAAAGACGATTTTCTTTGGGAGTCACAAATGAGCAATTCGGGTAAATATATTTTGTCAGACTGGGAGTATATTCGTATCGAACAAGCAGGACACTGGTTTATGCTCGAACAACCAGACAAGACCAATCAATTGCTTTTGAGTTGGCTACAGAAATACTCCTAA
- a CDS encoding DUF3291 domain-containing protein, whose product MIASTTKYTLKEFPAFLMFAILSLKSINQAYNSQGLVAIKIRVRDLRTLSVWETMEDMKAFRNSKAHLKAMQDSDKLGSNQSFTWETEHIPSWSEAIARINEKLTV is encoded by the coding sequence ATGATTGCCTCAACCACTAAATACACTCTCAAAGAGTTTCCTGCTTTTTTGATGTTTGCGATTTTATCCTTAAAATCAATAAATCAAGCTTACAATTCTCAAGGTTTGGTTGCTATTAAAATTCGGGTGAGGGATCTGAGAACTTTATCCGTGTGGGAAACTATGGAAGATATGAAAGCTTTTCGTAATTCCAAAGCCCATCTTAAAGCTATGCAAGATTCCGATAAGCTAGGTTCTAATCAATCCTTTACCTGGGAGACAGAACATATTCCCAGTTGGTCAGAAGCAATAGCACGAATTAATGAAAAACTGACTGTTTGA